A single window of Serinus canaria isolate serCan28SL12 chromosome 14, serCan2020, whole genome shotgun sequence DNA harbors:
- the SHMT1 gene encoding serine hydroxymethyltransferase, cytosolic, translating into MASSAQGLPSTELWASHNKMVMEPLDTNDPEVHSIIKKEKQRQRLGLELIASENFASRAVLEALGSCMNNKYSEGYPGQRYYGGTEFVDELERLCQKRALQAYRLDPQKWGVNVQPYSGSPANFAVYTALVEPHGRIMGLDLPDGGHLTHGFMTDKKKISATSVFFESMPYKVNPKTGYIDYDKLEENARLFHPKLIIAGVSCYSRNLDYARMRKIADDNGAFLMADMAHISGLVAAGVVPSPFEHCDIVSTTTHKTLRGCRAGMIFYRKGTRSVDPKTGKETLYNLESLINQAVFPGLQGGPHNHAIAGIAVALHQAMTPEFKAYQQQVVANCKALSSALMEMGYDIVTGGSDNHLILVDLRSKGTDGGRAERVLELCSIACNKNTCPGDVSALRPSGLRFGTPALTSRGFRQDDFRKVAQYIHKGIELALRVQKDMSPKATLKEFKDKLEDPKYRGELKALKEEVEAFAATFPLPGLPVL; encoded by the exons atggcGAGCTCAGCACAGGGCCTCCCCAGCACCGAGCTCTGGGCCTCCCATAACAAGATGGTGATGGAGCCGCTGGATACCAACGACCCCGAG GTGCACAGCATCATCaagaaggagaagcagaggcagaggttGGGGCTGGAGTTAATTGCATCAGAGAACTTTGCAAGCCGAGCAGTCCTGGAGGCCCTGGGATCCTGCATGAACAACAAATACTCTGAGGGTTACCCAGGACAGAG GTACTATGGCGGGACGGAGTTTGTGGACGagctggagaggctgtgccagaaGAGAGCCCTGCAGGCTTACCGGCTCGACCCCCAGAAGTGGGGAGTCAATGTCCAGCCCTACTCAG GGTCACCTGCAAACTTTGCAGTGTACACGGCCCTGGTGGAGCCCCACGGCAGGATCATGGGGCTAGACCTGCCCGATGGCGGCCACCTCACCCACGGCTTCATGACAGACAAGAAGAAGATCTCTGCCACCTCTGTCTTCTTTGAGTCCATGCCCTACAAG gTCAACCCCAAGACTGGTTACATCGACTATGACAAGCTGGAGGAGAACGCCCGGCTCTTCCACCCCAAGCTGATCATAGCAG GTGTCAGCTGCTACTCGCGGAACCTGGACTACGCCCGCATGCGGAAGATCGCCGATGACAACGGGGCCTTTCTCATGGCCGACATGGCCCACATCAGCGGGCTGGTGGCTGCCGGCGTGGTGCCCTCGCCCTTCGAGCACTGCGACATCGTCTCCACCACCACCCACAAGACCCTGCGGGGCTGCAGGGCCGGCATGATCTTCTACCGCAAAG GCACCCGCAGCGTGGACCCCAAGACAGGCAAGGAGACCCTCTACAACCTGGAGAGCCTCATCAACCAGGCGGTGTTcccggggctgcagggaggcCCACACAACCACGCCATTGCAG GGATTGCCGTGGCACTGCATCAGGCCATGACACCCGAGTTCAAGGCTTACCAGCAGCAGGTGGTGGCCAACTGCAAGGCACTCTCATCAGCACTGATGGAGATGGGCTACGACATCGTCACAG GGGGCTCTGACAATCACCTGATCCTGGTGGACCTGCGCAGCAAAGGCACAGATGGTGGCCGGGCCGAGCgggtgctggagctctgctccatcGCCTGCAACAAGAACACGTGCCCTG GTGATGTCAGCGCCCTGCGGCCCAGCGGCCTCCGCTTCGGCACACCCGCTCTGACCTCGCGCGGCTTCCGGCAGGACGATTTCCGCAAGGTGGCCCAGTACATCCACAAAG GGATCGAGCTGGCTCTGCGTGTGCAGAAGGACATGAGCCCCAAGGCCACGCTGAAGGAATTCAAGGACAAATTGGAGGACCCAAAATACCGTGGGGAGCTGAAGGCACTGAAGGAAGAGGTAGAAGCCTTTGCAGCCACATTCCCGCTCCCGGGGCTGCCTGTCCTGTAA
- the LOC103817832 gene encoding chemerin-like receptor 1 yields the protein MDSISPSPSPFSASCPTEQPDNITDHDYYSGLQKAMHILSMVVYSIACLLGVTGNGLVIWIAGFKMKKTVNSIWFLNLAIADFIFTFFLPLSIAYTALGFHWPFGKLLCKLNSTMAFLNMFASVFLLTVISIDRCVSVAFPVWSHNCRSPELAARIALGTWVLAVLLSSPYLVFRDTVVSSRNVTSCYNNFALSDDYTSEETRRLWRMRHKAMIATRFLCGFLIPFMVILICYSVVAVKLKRRQLANSAKPYRIIIAVTVSFFLCYFPYHVFSLLEISNNSSSHEMKLALYIGIPLVSSLAFFNSCINPILYVFVGPDFKEKFRQSILSTFEGALSEESLLGSLSSRRKSRSASEVEVPRV from the coding sequence ATGGACAGCatctctccttccccttcccccttctctgccagctgccccACAGAGCAGCCTGACAACATCACTGACCATGACTACTACTCCGGCCTGCAGAAGGCCATGCACATCCTCTCCATGGTGGTGTACAGCATCGCCTGTTTGCTGGGGGTGACAGGGAACGGCCTCGTCATTTGGATTGCTGGCTTCAAGATGAAGAAGACAGTGAATTCCATCTGGTTCCTCAACCTGGCCATAGCTGACTTCATCTTTACCTTTTTCCTGCCCCTCAGTATCGCCTACACTGCTCTGGGCTTCCACTGGCCCTTTGGGAAGCTCCTGTGCAAGCTGAACAGCACCATGGCCTTCCTCAACATGTTTGCCAGCGTTTTCCTCCTGACGGTGATCAGCATCGACCGCTGCGTTTCTGTGGCCTTCCCCGTCTGGTCTCACAACTGCAGGAGCCcggagctggcagccaggattGCGCTGGGGACGTGGGTCCTGGctgtcctgctcagctccccGTACCTCGTCTTTCGGGACACCGTGGTCAGTTCCAGGAACGTCACCAGCTGTTACAATAATTTTGCGCTGTCCGATGATTACACGTCGGAGGAAACGCGCAGGCTGTGGAGGATGCGGCACAAAGCGATGATCGCCACGCGGTTCTTATGTGGGTTCCTCATCCCCTTCATGGTGATTCTCATCTGCTACAGCGTTGTGGCTGTCAAGCTGAAAAGAAGGCAGTTGGCCAACTCTGCAAAGCCCTACAGAATCATCATTGCTGTCACAGTCTCGTTTTTCCTCTGTTATTTCCCATATCACGTCTTCTCCTTGCTGGAAATATCCAACAACTCTTCCAGTCATGAGATGAAATTGGCCCTTTACATAGGGATCCCCTTGGTTTCCAGCCTTGCTTTCTTCAACAGCTGCATCAACCCCATCCTGTACGTCTTTGTGGGGCCGGATTTCAAGGAGAAGTTCCGCCAGTCCATCCTGTCCACCTTCGAAGGGGCCCTCAGCGAGGAGTCgctcctgggcagcctgagcagccGGCGCAAGTCCAGGTCTGCTTCGGAAGTGGAGGTCCCGAGGGTCTGA
- the PRPSAP2 gene encoding phosphoribosyl pyrophosphate synthase-associated protein 2, translating to MFCVPSTEIGAIMNITKGGLVLFSANSNSSCMELSKRIAERLGVEMGKVQVYQEPNRETRVQIQESVRGKDVFIIQTVSKDVNTTIMELLIMVYACKTSCAKSIIGVVPYFPYSKQCKMRKRGSIVSKLLASMMCKAGLTHLITMDLHQKEIQGFFNIPVDNLRASPFLLQYIQEEIPDYRNAVIVAKSPASAKRAQSFAERLRLGIAVIHGEAQDAESDMVDGRHSPPTAKYVAAIHPSLEIPMLIPKEKPPITVVGDVGGRIAIIVDDIIDDVDTFLAAAETLKERGAYKIFVMATHGLLSSDAPRLIEESAIDEVVVTNTIPHEIQKLQCPKIKTVDISMILSEAIRRIHNGESMSYLFRNIGVDD from the exons ATGTTTTGTGTGCCATCAACTGAAATTGGGGCCATCATGAATATCACCAAGGGTGGGCTGGTGCTGTTCTCAGCTAATTCCAATTCCTCATGCATGGAACTGTCCAAGAGGATTGCTGA GCGCTTGGGAGTTGAGATGGGGAAGGTTCAGGTTTATCAAGAGCCAAACAGAG AAACACGAGTGCAGATTCAGGAGTCTGTGAGAGGAAAGGATGTATTTATCATTCAAACAGTTTCAAA GGATGTGAATACCACGATCATGGAGCTCCTGATCATGGTGTATGCATGTAAAACCTCCTGTGCCAAAAGCATTATTGGAGTGGTTCCTTACTTCCCCTACAGCAAACAGTGCAAGATGAGGAAAAGGGGCTCCATTGTCTCCAAATTGCTGGCCTCGATGATGTGCAAAGCTG gactAACTCATCTTATTACCATGGATCTACATCAGAAGGAAATTCAGGGTTTCTTCAATATTCCAGTTGATAACTTGAGAGCATCTCCATTTTTACTCCAGTACATCCAAGAAGAG ATACCAGACTACAGGAATGCTGTAATTGTGGCCAAATCTCCTGCGTCTGCAAAGAG ggccCAGTCGTTTGCCGAGCGCCTGCGGTTGGGGATCGCCGTGATCCACGGGGAAGCTCAGGATGCTGAGTCTGACATGGTGGACGGTCGGCACTCCCCTCCCACAGCCAAATACGTGGCTGCTATCCACCCCAGCCTGGAGATCCCCA TGCTGATTCCCAAGGAAAAACCACCCATCACAGTTGTTGGAGATGTAGGAGGAAGAATAGCTATCATTGTG GATGACATCATAGATGACGTTGACACCtttctggctgcagctgagaCCCTCAAGGAGAGAGGGGCCTACAAGATCTTTGTCATGGCCACCCATGGCCTGCTGTCCTCAGATGCTCCCCGGCTGATCGAGGAGTCTGCCATTGATGAA GTGGTTGTTACAAACACTATTCCACATGAAATACAAAAACTTCAGTGCCCTAAAATCAAGACTGTGGATATCAGTATGATCCTGTCAGAAGCCATTCGCAGGATCCACAATGGGGAGTCCATGTCCTACCTTTTCAGGAATATAGGAGTGGATGATTAA